A window of Enoplosus armatus isolate fEnoArm2 chromosome 3, fEnoArm2.hap1, whole genome shotgun sequence contains these coding sequences:
- the uba3 gene encoding NEDD8-activating enzyme E1 catalytic subunit isoform X3, whose protein sequence is MMVVDGGNGRTCEWEGRWNHVKKFLERSGPFTHPDFEPSTESLQFMLDTCQILVIGAGGLGCELLKDLALSGFRNIHVVDMDTIDVSNLNRQFLFRQKDVGRPKADVAADFINTRIPGCCVVPHFKKIQDLDETFYRQFHLIVCGLDSIVARRWMNGMLLSLLVYEDGVLDPGSIIPLIDGGTEGFKGNARVILPGMTACIDCTLELYPPQVNFPMCTIASMPRLPEHCIEYVRMLLWPKETPFGDGVVLDGDDPEHIQWVYQRSLERAAEFNITGVTYRLTQGVVKRIIPAVASTNAVIAAACATEVFKIASSAYIPLNNYMVFNDVDGLYTYTFEAERKENCSACSQVPLDLHFSPSSILQEVLDYLTENASLQMKSPAITATVEGKNKTLYLQSVASIEQRTRPNLSKTLKELGLTEGQELAVADVTTPQTMLFRLCFTS, encoded by the exons AT GATGGTGGTTGATGGAGGCAATGGACGCACCTGTGAGTGGGAGGGCCGATGGAACCATGTCAAAAAGTTTCTGGAAAGATCAGGGCCCTTCACGCATCCTGACTTTGAACCCAGCACAGAG TCATTGCAGTTTATGTTAGACACCTGCCAAATCCTGGTCATTGGTGCTGGTGGTCTGGGATGTGAGCTGCTGAAAGACCTG GCTTTATCAGGCTTTCGCAACATTCATGTTGTCGATATGGACACCATTGATGTTTCAAACCTGAATCGACAGTTCCTCTTCAG GCAAAAAGATGTAGGCCGGCCCAAGGCAGACGTTGCAGCTGATTTTATCAACACCCGCATACCTGGATGCTGTGTAGTCCC ACATTTTAAGAAAATTCAAGACTTAGATGAAACATTCTACAGAC AATTCCATTTAATTGTCTGTGGACTGGACTCTATTGTTGCCAGGAGGTGGATGAATGGTATGCTG CTGTCTTTGCTGGTGTATGAGGATGGTGTCTTGGACCCAGGTTCCATCATTCCTCTAATTGATGGTGGGACCGAAGGCTTTAAAGGCAATGCCAGAGTTATTCTCCCTGGCATGACCGCATGCATCGACTGTACCCTTGAGCTTTACCCTCCTCAG GTCAACTTCCCCATGTGTACAATAGCCTCCATGCCTCGTTTGCCAGAACATTGCATTGAGTATGTCCGGATGCTGCTCTGGCCCAAAGAGACACCCTTTGGAG atGGTGTGGTCCTGGATGGGGATGACCCAGAGCACATCCAGTGGGTGTACCAGAGATCTCTGGAGAGGGCAGCTGAGTTCAACATAACAGGAGTCACATACAGGCTAACCCAGG GTGTTGTTAAGAGGATAATTCCAGCTGTAGCGTCTACAAATGCTGTCATAGCTG CTGCTTGTGCAACCGAAGTTTTCAAAATAGCATCAAG TGCCTATATACCTCTAAATAACTACATGGTCTTCAATGATGTTGATGGCCTGTACACCTACACTTTTGAAGCTGAACGGAAG GAAAACTGTTCAGCCTGCAGCCAAGTACCTCTGGACTTGCACTTTTCTCCATCTTCCATACTCCAGGAGGTGTTGGACTACCTGACTGAGAATGCCTCCCT aCAAATGAAATCACCTGCTATAACAGCAACAGTGGaaggaaagaacaaaacattatatttacaG TCTGTTGCTTCAATCGAACAGAGGACGCGGCCAAATCTGTCCAAAACCCTGAAGG AGCTGGGGCTGACTGAAGGACAGGAGCTGGCTGTAGCTGATGTCACCACACCCCAGACCATGTTGTTCAGACTCTGCTTTACCTCATAG
- the uba3 gene encoding NEDD8-activating enzyme E1 catalytic subunit isoform X1 has protein sequence MADTDEPEKKRRRVVELTEKMVVDGGNGRTCEWEGRWNHVKKFLERSGPFTHPDFEPSTESLQFMLDTCQILVIGAGGLGCELLKDLALSGFRNIHVVDMDTIDVSNLNRQFLFRQKDVGRPKADVAADFINTRIPGCCVVPHFKKIQDLDETFYRQFHLIVCGLDSIVARRWMNGMLLSLLVYEDGVLDPGSIIPLIDGGTEGFKGNARVILPGMTACIDCTLELYPPQVNFPMCTIASMPRLPEHCIEYVRMLLWPKETPFGDGVVLDGDDPEHIQWVYQRSLERAAEFNITGVTYRLTQGVVKRIIPAVASTNAVIAAACATEVFKIASSAYIPLNNYMVFNDVDGLYTYTFEAERKENCSACSQVPLDLHFSPSSILQEVLDYLTENASLQMKSPAITATVEGKNKTLYLQSVASIEQRTRPNLSKTLKELGLTEGQELAVADVTTPQTMLFRLCFTS, from the exons ATGGCGGACACGGATGAGCC ggagaagaaaagaaggagagtaGTGGAGCTGACTGAGAA GATGGTGGTTGATGGAGGCAATGGACGCACCTGTGAGTGGGAGGGCCGATGGAACCATGTCAAAAAGTTTCTGGAAAGATCAGGGCCCTTCACGCATCCTGACTTTGAACCCAGCACAGAG TCATTGCAGTTTATGTTAGACACCTGCCAAATCCTGGTCATTGGTGCTGGTGGTCTGGGATGTGAGCTGCTGAAAGACCTG GCTTTATCAGGCTTTCGCAACATTCATGTTGTCGATATGGACACCATTGATGTTTCAAACCTGAATCGACAGTTCCTCTTCAG GCAAAAAGATGTAGGCCGGCCCAAGGCAGACGTTGCAGCTGATTTTATCAACACCCGCATACCTGGATGCTGTGTAGTCCC ACATTTTAAGAAAATTCAAGACTTAGATGAAACATTCTACAGAC AATTCCATTTAATTGTCTGTGGACTGGACTCTATTGTTGCCAGGAGGTGGATGAATGGTATGCTG CTGTCTTTGCTGGTGTATGAGGATGGTGTCTTGGACCCAGGTTCCATCATTCCTCTAATTGATGGTGGGACCGAAGGCTTTAAAGGCAATGCCAGAGTTATTCTCCCTGGCATGACCGCATGCATCGACTGTACCCTTGAGCTTTACCCTCCTCAG GTCAACTTCCCCATGTGTACAATAGCCTCCATGCCTCGTTTGCCAGAACATTGCATTGAGTATGTCCGGATGCTGCTCTGGCCCAAAGAGACACCCTTTGGAG atGGTGTGGTCCTGGATGGGGATGACCCAGAGCACATCCAGTGGGTGTACCAGAGATCTCTGGAGAGGGCAGCTGAGTTCAACATAACAGGAGTCACATACAGGCTAACCCAGG GTGTTGTTAAGAGGATAATTCCAGCTGTAGCGTCTACAAATGCTGTCATAGCTG CTGCTTGTGCAACCGAAGTTTTCAAAATAGCATCAAG TGCCTATATACCTCTAAATAACTACATGGTCTTCAATGATGTTGATGGCCTGTACACCTACACTTTTGAAGCTGAACGGAAG GAAAACTGTTCAGCCTGCAGCCAAGTACCTCTGGACTTGCACTTTTCTCCATCTTCCATACTCCAGGAGGTGTTGGACTACCTGACTGAGAATGCCTCCCT aCAAATGAAATCACCTGCTATAACAGCAACAGTGGaaggaaagaacaaaacattatatttacaG TCTGTTGCTTCAATCGAACAGAGGACGCGGCCAAATCTGTCCAAAACCCTGAAGG AGCTGGGGCTGACTGAAGGACAGGAGCTGGCTGTAGCTGATGTCACCACACCCCAGACCATGTTGTTCAGACTCTGCTTTACCTCATAG
- the uba3 gene encoding NEDD8-activating enzyme E1 catalytic subunit isoform X4 — MADTDEPMVVDGGNGRTCEWEGRWNHVKKFLERSGPFTHPDFEPSTEALSGFRNIHVVDMDTIDVSNLNRQFLFRQKDVGRPKADVAADFINTRIPGCCVVPHFKKIQDLDETFYRQFHLIVCGLDSIVARRWMNGMLLSLLVYEDGVLDPGSIIPLIDGGTEGFKGNARVILPGMTACIDCTLELYPPQVNFPMCTIASMPRLPEHCIEYVRMLLWPKETPFGDGVVLDGDDPEHIQWVYQRSLERAAEFNITGVTYRLTQGVVKRIIPAVASTNAVIAAACATEVFKIASSAYIPLNNYMVFNDVDGLYTYTFEAERKENCSACSQVPLDLHFSPSSILQEVLDYLTENASLQMKSPAITATVEGKNKTLYLQSVASIEQRTRPNLSKTLKELGLTEGQELAVADVTTPQTMLFRLCFTS; from the exons ATGGCGGACACGGATGAGCC GATGGTGGTTGATGGAGGCAATGGACGCACCTGTGAGTGGGAGGGCCGATGGAACCATGTCAAAAAGTTTCTGGAAAGATCAGGGCCCTTCACGCATCCTGACTTTGAACCCAGCACAGAG GCTTTATCAGGCTTTCGCAACATTCATGTTGTCGATATGGACACCATTGATGTTTCAAACCTGAATCGACAGTTCCTCTTCAG GCAAAAAGATGTAGGCCGGCCCAAGGCAGACGTTGCAGCTGATTTTATCAACACCCGCATACCTGGATGCTGTGTAGTCCC ACATTTTAAGAAAATTCAAGACTTAGATGAAACATTCTACAGAC AATTCCATTTAATTGTCTGTGGACTGGACTCTATTGTTGCCAGGAGGTGGATGAATGGTATGCTG CTGTCTTTGCTGGTGTATGAGGATGGTGTCTTGGACCCAGGTTCCATCATTCCTCTAATTGATGGTGGGACCGAAGGCTTTAAAGGCAATGCCAGAGTTATTCTCCCTGGCATGACCGCATGCATCGACTGTACCCTTGAGCTTTACCCTCCTCAG GTCAACTTCCCCATGTGTACAATAGCCTCCATGCCTCGTTTGCCAGAACATTGCATTGAGTATGTCCGGATGCTGCTCTGGCCCAAAGAGACACCCTTTGGAG atGGTGTGGTCCTGGATGGGGATGACCCAGAGCACATCCAGTGGGTGTACCAGAGATCTCTGGAGAGGGCAGCTGAGTTCAACATAACAGGAGTCACATACAGGCTAACCCAGG GTGTTGTTAAGAGGATAATTCCAGCTGTAGCGTCTACAAATGCTGTCATAGCTG CTGCTTGTGCAACCGAAGTTTTCAAAATAGCATCAAG TGCCTATATACCTCTAAATAACTACATGGTCTTCAATGATGTTGATGGCCTGTACACCTACACTTTTGAAGCTGAACGGAAG GAAAACTGTTCAGCCTGCAGCCAAGTACCTCTGGACTTGCACTTTTCTCCATCTTCCATACTCCAGGAGGTGTTGGACTACCTGACTGAGAATGCCTCCCT aCAAATGAAATCACCTGCTATAACAGCAACAGTGGaaggaaagaacaaaacattatatttacaG TCTGTTGCTTCAATCGAACAGAGGACGCGGCCAAATCTGTCCAAAACCCTGAAGG AGCTGGGGCTGACTGAAGGACAGGAGCTGGCTGTAGCTGATGTCACCACACCCCAGACCATGTTGTTCAGACTCTGCTTTACCTCATAG
- the uba3 gene encoding NEDD8-activating enzyme E1 catalytic subunit isoform X2, protein MADTDEPMVVDGGNGRTCEWEGRWNHVKKFLERSGPFTHPDFEPSTESLQFMLDTCQILVIGAGGLGCELLKDLALSGFRNIHVVDMDTIDVSNLNRQFLFRQKDVGRPKADVAADFINTRIPGCCVVPHFKKIQDLDETFYRQFHLIVCGLDSIVARRWMNGMLLSLLVYEDGVLDPGSIIPLIDGGTEGFKGNARVILPGMTACIDCTLELYPPQVNFPMCTIASMPRLPEHCIEYVRMLLWPKETPFGDGVVLDGDDPEHIQWVYQRSLERAAEFNITGVTYRLTQGVVKRIIPAVASTNAVIAAACATEVFKIASSAYIPLNNYMVFNDVDGLYTYTFEAERKENCSACSQVPLDLHFSPSSILQEVLDYLTENASLQMKSPAITATVEGKNKTLYLQSVASIEQRTRPNLSKTLKELGLTEGQELAVADVTTPQTMLFRLCFTS, encoded by the exons ATGGCGGACACGGATGAGCC GATGGTGGTTGATGGAGGCAATGGACGCACCTGTGAGTGGGAGGGCCGATGGAACCATGTCAAAAAGTTTCTGGAAAGATCAGGGCCCTTCACGCATCCTGACTTTGAACCCAGCACAGAG TCATTGCAGTTTATGTTAGACACCTGCCAAATCCTGGTCATTGGTGCTGGTGGTCTGGGATGTGAGCTGCTGAAAGACCTG GCTTTATCAGGCTTTCGCAACATTCATGTTGTCGATATGGACACCATTGATGTTTCAAACCTGAATCGACAGTTCCTCTTCAG GCAAAAAGATGTAGGCCGGCCCAAGGCAGACGTTGCAGCTGATTTTATCAACACCCGCATACCTGGATGCTGTGTAGTCCC ACATTTTAAGAAAATTCAAGACTTAGATGAAACATTCTACAGAC AATTCCATTTAATTGTCTGTGGACTGGACTCTATTGTTGCCAGGAGGTGGATGAATGGTATGCTG CTGTCTTTGCTGGTGTATGAGGATGGTGTCTTGGACCCAGGTTCCATCATTCCTCTAATTGATGGTGGGACCGAAGGCTTTAAAGGCAATGCCAGAGTTATTCTCCCTGGCATGACCGCATGCATCGACTGTACCCTTGAGCTTTACCCTCCTCAG GTCAACTTCCCCATGTGTACAATAGCCTCCATGCCTCGTTTGCCAGAACATTGCATTGAGTATGTCCGGATGCTGCTCTGGCCCAAAGAGACACCCTTTGGAG atGGTGTGGTCCTGGATGGGGATGACCCAGAGCACATCCAGTGGGTGTACCAGAGATCTCTGGAGAGGGCAGCTGAGTTCAACATAACAGGAGTCACATACAGGCTAACCCAGG GTGTTGTTAAGAGGATAATTCCAGCTGTAGCGTCTACAAATGCTGTCATAGCTG CTGCTTGTGCAACCGAAGTTTTCAAAATAGCATCAAG TGCCTATATACCTCTAAATAACTACATGGTCTTCAATGATGTTGATGGCCTGTACACCTACACTTTTGAAGCTGAACGGAAG GAAAACTGTTCAGCCTGCAGCCAAGTACCTCTGGACTTGCACTTTTCTCCATCTTCCATACTCCAGGAGGTGTTGGACTACCTGACTGAGAATGCCTCCCT aCAAATGAAATCACCTGCTATAACAGCAACAGTGGaaggaaagaacaaaacattatatttacaG TCTGTTGCTTCAATCGAACAGAGGACGCGGCCAAATCTGTCCAAAACCCTGAAGG AGCTGGGGCTGACTGAAGGACAGGAGCTGGCTGTAGCTGATGTCACCACACCCCAGACCATGTTGTTCAGACTCTGCTTTACCTCATAG